Proteins from a genomic interval of Lycium ferocissimum isolate CSIRO_LF1 chromosome 2, AGI_CSIRO_Lferr_CH_V1, whole genome shotgun sequence:
- the LOC132045457 gene encoding mediator of RNA polymerase II transcription subunit 16 isoform X4 yields MQMNNQQQPPVVIKDSEEADSSSVITTTTTTNSLEPSNKEPEEDDHTAAIVATMTEKEVSSIDDDPMEEDSVNPATVFCIRLKQPRSNLLHKMSVPELCRNFSAVAWCGKLNAIACASETCARIPSSNANLPFWIPIHIVIPERPTECTVFNVIADSPRDSVQFIEWSPTSCPRALLIANFHGRITIWTQPSQGSANLVRDASCWQREYEWRQDIAVVTKWLSGVSPYRWLSTRTGGPAKSTFEEKFLSQQPQSPAGWPNFLCVCSVFSSGSVQLHWCEWPPNQKGAPSKWFCTSKGLLGAGPSGIMAADAIITDSGAMHVAGVPIVNPSTVVVWEVTPGPGNGFQATPKTSVSNGVPLSPNPPCWDGFAPLAAYLFSSQEYLLQEAKQGKKLTEQHYSDMVTLHCSPVSNFSAYVSPEAAAQSTATTTWGSGVTAVAFDPTRGGSVIAVVIVEGQYMSPYDPDEGPSITGWRVQRWESSVEDVVLHQIFGNPTSSFGGQAPKQTVWVSKVIKCIPAGNDFKRPPAVGAGPVPNGRNMADSGVEMGKRVSFDPFDLPSDVRTLARIAYSAHGGEIAVAFLRGGVHVFSGPSFTPVDSYHIDVGSAIAAPAFSSTSCCSASVWHDTSRDCTILKIIRVLPPAVPSNQVKANSANWERAIAERFWWSLLVGVDWWDAVGCTQSAAEDGIVALNSVIAVLDADFHSLPSTQHRQQYGPSLDRIKCRLLEGTNAQEVRAMVLDMQARLLLDMLGKGIESALTNPSALVREPWQASGETLFGIDPEAMAVEPALVPSIQAYVDAILDLASHFITRLRRYASFCRTLASHAVTAGTGGSRSMVTSPTQSASSPATSQGAQGGTASSTGSTQMQAWVQGAIAKISSTADSVPSSAPNPITGPSTFMPISINTGTFPGTPAVRLIGDCHFLHRLCQLLHFCFFFRGTQLPRFMGAAQRNADSSMQKPQPSLPGKAEDSGAKPTPGGQVGTGAKVSEEGPSKRSRIGSGNAGQGYTYEEGIQDI; encoded by the exons ATGCAAatgaacaatcaacaacaaccacctgTTGTTATAAAAGACTCTGAAGAGGCAGATTCTTCTTCtgttattactactactactactactaattcTCTAGAACCTTCTAATAAGGAACCGGAAGAAGACGATCATACGGCTGCAATTGTGGCGACGATGACAGAGAAGGAGGTTTCGTCTATCGATGATGATCCGATGGAGGAGGATTCTGTTAATCCAGCTACTGTATTTTGTATCAGGCTTAAACAACCTAGGTCTAATTTGCTTCATAAAATGAGTGTTCCCGAACTTTGCCGCAATTTCAG TGCTGTTGCATGGTGTGGAAAGCTAAATGCAATAGCTTGTGCGTCCGAAACATGTGCAAGGATTCCAAG TTCAAATGCAAATCTACCTTTCTGGATCCCTATACATATAGTCATTCCAGAGCGACCAACTGAGTGCACCGTGTTCAATGTTATAGCAG ATTCCCCTCGTGATTCCGTCCAATTCATTGAATGGTCTCCTACTTCGTGTCCGCGTGCACTGCTTATAGCTAACTTTCATGGGAGAATAACAATCTGGACTCAGCCTTCTCAA GGTTCAGCTAATCTGGTACGAGATGCTAGTTGTTGGCAGCGAGAGTACGAATGGCGTCAAGATATTGCAGTTGTTACAAAGTGGTTATCAGGAGTTTCTCCG TATAGGTGGCTTTCAACAAGAACCGGTGGTCCCGCTAAGTCAACGTTTGAGGAGAAATTCCTTTCACAGCAACCACAATCTCCAG CTGGCTGGCCAAATTTTCTGTGTGTATGCTCTGTCTTCTCATCAGGATCTGTTCAGCTCCACTGGTGTGAATGGCCACCTAATCAGAAGGGTGCACCATCAAAGTGGTTTTGCACAAGCAAAGGGCTATTGGGAGCTGGTCCTAGTGGCATCATGGCTGCTGATGCTATCATAACAGACTCTGGAGCAATGCATGTTGCTGGAGTTCCCATTGTCAATCCATCAACCGTTGTCGTCTGGGAGGTGACACCTGGCCCTGGTAATGGATTTCAAGCAACTCCGAAGACTAGTGTGAGCAATGGGGTTCCACTGTCGCCTAATCCACCTTGTTGGGATGGATTCGCCCCTTTAGCTGCATATTTGTTTAGCTCGCAGGAGTATTTGTTACAAGAGGCTAAGCAAGGCAAAAAACTAACTGAACAACATTACAGTGACATGGTGACTCTTCATTGTTCACCAGTTTCCAACTTTTCTGCATATGTTAGTCCTGAAGCTGCAGCTCAATCCACAGCCACCACGACATGGGGTTCTGGTGTTACTGCAGTTGCTTTTGATCCGACCCGTGGTGGTTCTGTGATAGCTGTTGTGATTGTTGAGG gacAATACATGTCGCCTTATGATCCTGATGAAGGCCCTTCAATCACAGGATGGAGGGTTCAACGTTGGGAATCATCTGTGGAGGATGTTGTCCTCCACCAAATATTTGGAAATCCCACGTCCAGCTTTGGTGGCCAGGCACCAAAACAGACAGTATGGGTGAGTAAAGTAATTAAATGTATCCCAGCAGGAAATGATTTTAAGAGACCCCCAGCAGTGGGAGCCGGACCAGTTCCTAATGGAAGAAACATGGCTGACTCTGGTGTTGAGATGGGAAAGAGGGTCAGTTTTGATCCCTTTGATCTTCCAAGTGATGTTAGAACCCTTGCCCGTATTGCGTATTCTGCTCATGGTGGTGAGATAGCTGTCGCTTTTCTACGAGGCGGCGTTCATGTATTCTCAGGTCCAAGCTTCACCCCTGTTGATAGCTACCATATTGATGTTGGATCTGCCATTGCTGCTCCGGCCTTCTCTTCAACGAGTTGCTGCTCAGCTTCTGTTTGGCATGATACCAGCAGAGATTGTACGATATTGAAGATTATTCGAGTTCTTCCTCCTGCTGTTCCAAGTAATCAGGTGAAAGCCAACTCTGCGAATTGGGAACGTGCAATTGCTGAGAG ATTTTGGTGGAGTCTTTTGGTTGGAGTTGATTGGTGGGATGCTGTGGGATGCACACAAAGTGCTGCGGAGGATGGTATTG TTGCTTTGAACAGTGTCATTGCTGTACTGGATGCAGATTTCCATTCCCTTCCTTCAACTCAGCATAGACAGCAGTATGGACCA AGTCTAGACAGGATAAAATGCAGGCTTCTAGAAGGTACAAATGCTCAAGAAGTCCGGGCTATGGTGCTTGACATGCAAGCGAGATTGTTGCTAGACATGCTTGGCAAGGGGATCGAATCAGCTTTGACAAACCCATCAGCATTGGTTCGAGAGCCATGGCAAGCTTCTGGTGAGACACTGTTTGGCATTGATCCCGAGGCGATGGCCGTTGAACCAGCACTGGTGCCAAGTATCCAG GCATATGTTGATGCGATACTTGATCTGGCCTCCCATTTCATTACGCGTTTACGGCGCTATGCAAGCTTCTGCCGTACATTGGCTAGTCATGCTGTTACTGCAGGTACAGGTGGGAGTAGGAGTATGGTGACTAGTCCTACTCAAAGTGCTTCATCTCCTGCGACTTCTCAGG GTGCTCAGGGTGGTACTGCAAGTTCCACTGGGAGCACTCAGATGCAAGCTTGGGTGCAAGGAGCTATAGCAAAAATTAGTAGTACGGCCGACAGTGTTCCTAGTTCAGCCCCAAATCCCATCACTGGTCCTTCTACATTTATGCCCATAAGTATTAACACAGGCACTTTCCCGGGAACTCCGGCTGTTAGACTTATAGGGGACTGCCATTTTCTTCATCGGTTGTGTCAACTTTTGCATTTCTGTTTTTTCTTCCGTGGAACTCAATTACCACGTTTTATGGGGGCTGCTCAAAGGAATGCTGACTCTTCAATGCAAAAACCTCAGCCCAGTCTTCCAGGCAAAGCAGAGGATTCTGGTGCAAAACCAACGCCGGGTGGTCAGGTTGGGACAGGAGCTAAGGTGTCTGAAGAAGGTCCATCTAAACGGTCTAGGATTGGTTCTGGCAATGCTGGTCAAGGATACACATATGAGGAG GGAATCCAGGACATATAG
- the LOC132045457 gene encoding mediator of RNA polymerase II transcription subunit 16 isoform X3, translating into MQMNNQQQPPVVIKDSEEADSSSVITTTTTTNSLEPSNKEPEEDDHTAAIVATMTEKEVSSIDDDPMEEDSVNPATVFCIRLKQPRSNLLHKMSVPELCRNFSAVAWCGKLNAIACASETCARIPSSNANLPFWIPIHIVIPERPTECTVFNVIADSPRDSVQFIEWSPTSCPRALLIANFHGRITIWTQPSQGSANLVRDASCWQREYEWRQDIAVVTKWLSGVSPYRWLSTRTGGPAKSTFEEKFLSQQPQSPAGWPNFLCVCSVFSSGSVQLHWCEWPPNQKGAPSKWFCTSKGLLGAGPSGIMAADAIITDSGAMHVAGVPIVNPSTVVVWEVTPGPGNGFQATPKTSVSNGVPLSPNPPCWDGFAPLAAYLFSSQEYLLQEAKQGKKLTEQHYSDMVTLHCSPVSNFSAYVSPEAAAQSTATTTWGSGVTAVAFDPTRGGSVIAVVIVEGQYMSPYDPDEGPSITGWRVQRWESSVEDVVLHQIFGNPTSSFGGQAPKQTVWVSKVIKCIPAGNDFKRPPAVGAGPVPNGRNMADSGVEMGKRVSFDPFDLPSDVRTLARIAYSAHGGEIAVAFLRGGVHVFSGPSFTPVDSYHIDVGSAIAAPAFSSTSCCSASVWHDTSRDCTILKIIRVLPPAVPSNQVKANSANWERAIAERFWWSLLVGVDWWDAVGCTQSAAEDGIVALNSVIAVLDADFHSLPSTQHRQQYGPSLDRIKCRLLEGTNAQEVRAMVLDMQARLLLDMLGKGIESALTNPSALVREPWQASGETLFGIDPEAMAVEPALVPSIQAYVDAILDLASHFITRLRRYASFCRTLASHAVTAGTGGSRSMVTSPTQSASSPATSQGAQGGTASSTGSTQMQAWVQGAIAKISSTADSVPSSAPNPITGPSTFMPISINTGTFPGTPAVRLIGDCHFLHRLCQLLHFCFFFRGTQLPRFMGAAQRNADSSMQKPQPSLPGKAEDSGAKPTPGGQVGTGAKVSEEGPSKRSRIGSGNAGQGYTYEEHQISGF; encoded by the exons ATGCAAatgaacaatcaacaacaaccacctgTTGTTATAAAAGACTCTGAAGAGGCAGATTCTTCTTCtgttattactactactactactactaattcTCTAGAACCTTCTAATAAGGAACCGGAAGAAGACGATCATACGGCTGCAATTGTGGCGACGATGACAGAGAAGGAGGTTTCGTCTATCGATGATGATCCGATGGAGGAGGATTCTGTTAATCCAGCTACTGTATTTTGTATCAGGCTTAAACAACCTAGGTCTAATTTGCTTCATAAAATGAGTGTTCCCGAACTTTGCCGCAATTTCAG TGCTGTTGCATGGTGTGGAAAGCTAAATGCAATAGCTTGTGCGTCCGAAACATGTGCAAGGATTCCAAG TTCAAATGCAAATCTACCTTTCTGGATCCCTATACATATAGTCATTCCAGAGCGACCAACTGAGTGCACCGTGTTCAATGTTATAGCAG ATTCCCCTCGTGATTCCGTCCAATTCATTGAATGGTCTCCTACTTCGTGTCCGCGTGCACTGCTTATAGCTAACTTTCATGGGAGAATAACAATCTGGACTCAGCCTTCTCAA GGTTCAGCTAATCTGGTACGAGATGCTAGTTGTTGGCAGCGAGAGTACGAATGGCGTCAAGATATTGCAGTTGTTACAAAGTGGTTATCAGGAGTTTCTCCG TATAGGTGGCTTTCAACAAGAACCGGTGGTCCCGCTAAGTCAACGTTTGAGGAGAAATTCCTTTCACAGCAACCACAATCTCCAG CTGGCTGGCCAAATTTTCTGTGTGTATGCTCTGTCTTCTCATCAGGATCTGTTCAGCTCCACTGGTGTGAATGGCCACCTAATCAGAAGGGTGCACCATCAAAGTGGTTTTGCACAAGCAAAGGGCTATTGGGAGCTGGTCCTAGTGGCATCATGGCTGCTGATGCTATCATAACAGACTCTGGAGCAATGCATGTTGCTGGAGTTCCCATTGTCAATCCATCAACCGTTGTCGTCTGGGAGGTGACACCTGGCCCTGGTAATGGATTTCAAGCAACTCCGAAGACTAGTGTGAGCAATGGGGTTCCACTGTCGCCTAATCCACCTTGTTGGGATGGATTCGCCCCTTTAGCTGCATATTTGTTTAGCTCGCAGGAGTATTTGTTACAAGAGGCTAAGCAAGGCAAAAAACTAACTGAACAACATTACAGTGACATGGTGACTCTTCATTGTTCACCAGTTTCCAACTTTTCTGCATATGTTAGTCCTGAAGCTGCAGCTCAATCCACAGCCACCACGACATGGGGTTCTGGTGTTACTGCAGTTGCTTTTGATCCGACCCGTGGTGGTTCTGTGATAGCTGTTGTGATTGTTGAGG gacAATACATGTCGCCTTATGATCCTGATGAAGGCCCTTCAATCACAGGATGGAGGGTTCAACGTTGGGAATCATCTGTGGAGGATGTTGTCCTCCACCAAATATTTGGAAATCCCACGTCCAGCTTTGGTGGCCAGGCACCAAAACAGACAGTATGGGTGAGTAAAGTAATTAAATGTATCCCAGCAGGAAATGATTTTAAGAGACCCCCAGCAGTGGGAGCCGGACCAGTTCCTAATGGAAGAAACATGGCTGACTCTGGTGTTGAGATGGGAAAGAGGGTCAGTTTTGATCCCTTTGATCTTCCAAGTGATGTTAGAACCCTTGCCCGTATTGCGTATTCTGCTCATGGTGGTGAGATAGCTGTCGCTTTTCTACGAGGCGGCGTTCATGTATTCTCAGGTCCAAGCTTCACCCCTGTTGATAGCTACCATATTGATGTTGGATCTGCCATTGCTGCTCCGGCCTTCTCTTCAACGAGTTGCTGCTCAGCTTCTGTTTGGCATGATACCAGCAGAGATTGTACGATATTGAAGATTATTCGAGTTCTTCCTCCTGCTGTTCCAAGTAATCAGGTGAAAGCCAACTCTGCGAATTGGGAACGTGCAATTGCTGAGAG ATTTTGGTGGAGTCTTTTGGTTGGAGTTGATTGGTGGGATGCTGTGGGATGCACACAAAGTGCTGCGGAGGATGGTATTG TTGCTTTGAACAGTGTCATTGCTGTACTGGATGCAGATTTCCATTCCCTTCCTTCAACTCAGCATAGACAGCAGTATGGACCA AGTCTAGACAGGATAAAATGCAGGCTTCTAGAAGGTACAAATGCTCAAGAAGTCCGGGCTATGGTGCTTGACATGCAAGCGAGATTGTTGCTAGACATGCTTGGCAAGGGGATCGAATCAGCTTTGACAAACCCATCAGCATTGGTTCGAGAGCCATGGCAAGCTTCTGGTGAGACACTGTTTGGCATTGATCCCGAGGCGATGGCCGTTGAACCAGCACTGGTGCCAAGTATCCAG GCATATGTTGATGCGATACTTGATCTGGCCTCCCATTTCATTACGCGTTTACGGCGCTATGCAAGCTTCTGCCGTACATTGGCTAGTCATGCTGTTACTGCAGGTACAGGTGGGAGTAGGAGTATGGTGACTAGTCCTACTCAAAGTGCTTCATCTCCTGCGACTTCTCAGG GTGCTCAGGGTGGTACTGCAAGTTCCACTGGGAGCACTCAGATGCAAGCTTGGGTGCAAGGAGCTATAGCAAAAATTAGTAGTACGGCCGACAGTGTTCCTAGTTCAGCCCCAAATCCCATCACTGGTCCTTCTACATTTATGCCCATAAGTATTAACACAGGCACTTTCCCGGGAACTCCGGCTGTTAGACTTATAGGGGACTGCCATTTTCTTCATCGGTTGTGTCAACTTTTGCATTTCTGTTTTTTCTTCCGTGGAACTCAATTACCACGTTTTATGGGGGCTGCTCAAAGGAATGCTGACTCTTCAATGCAAAAACCTCAGCCCAGTCTTCCAGGCAAAGCAGAGGATTCTGGTGCAAAACCAACGCCGGGTGGTCAGGTTGGGACAGGAGCTAAGGTGTCTGAAGAAGGTCCATCTAAACGGTCTAGGATTGGTTCTGGCAATGCTGGTCAAGGATACACATATGAGGAG CACCAAATTAGTGGTTTTTGA